The DNA region CTTGCCGGTCGCCATCCTCCGCAGGGCGTGCAGGGCGCGTGTGAGCGGCTGGTCGGCGAACACCGTGTGCTGGGCCACCTCCCGTACGTCGACCCACTCCTTGCCCCAGGCCTCGGCGAACCGCCGCCCGTCCCAGGTGGTGATGCCGGAGAAGATCATGCCGCAGCCCACCGCGCCGAGCAGGGCCGGGTGCAGCTCCTCGGGCACGTCGTCGACGGTGCGCAGCACCAGTACGGCGCCGGCGTTGACGGATCGCAGGTGCCGCAGGCCCCGGACCGTCTGTGTGGTCAGGGTGTTCGTCGCGTCGTCCAGCACGAGGCAGGTGAAGAGGGAGCGGTCGGCGCGCGCCGCGGCCATCGCGTTGAACTGTGCGAGGACGAGCCTGGCCAGCACGCGGGACGCCCCGGCGTGGGCCCGTTCGGGAAGGTCGATACGGACCCGGAGGGGGTGCTGTTCGAGAGACCGGAGGGAGAAGGGCCGTGCCTGCTCTCCCGTGGCGAAGAAACCGGCGAACGCGGGCCGGTCGAGCAGGGCGATCCGGTCGGCGAGGACCGCGGCGACGTCGCCCGCCGTTCCCGCCTGCCGGACTCGCGCCTCCAGCTCGCGCAGCATCGAGTCGTGGCCACCCGTCCGCAGGGCCTGCCGCAGCGGGGCGAGGGCCTGCTCGCCTCCCGCGAGGAGTTCACGAAGCTCGGGTACGGCCGGAAAGTGCCCGTGGACGGCGCGGTAGGGGCCGAGCAGCTGGCCGAGGGCCAGCGCCGCGCGCCGGCTGTCGAGGTCGGGCACGTCCCCGGCGAGCCCTTCGGCGAGCGTGGCCGCCGCCTCGTCGGGGTCGAGTGTGCCCCCGTACAGATCGAAGTCGTACACCGAGGAGGCGTCGCCGAGCTTCACGACGACGTCGTACGCGTCGTCGGGGCCCAGGGGTGTTCCCGCGGCGCAGACGGCGAGCACGGCGGACCGTCCGGCGAGGGCCTGGAGTGCCAGCGTCTCGACGACGGGGCGTACCAGCCGCGTCGTCTTGCCGGCCCCCGAGGGCCCGACCGCCAGGAGGGAGGTGCCCAGGACGGCCGCGTCGAGGGCGGCGCCGGAACCTCGGCGGGCGTAGGGGTTGCGCTCGTCGTCCACGCAGCGCCCGACCCGGACCTGACCCGCCAGCAGATCGTGACGGGCGGCGCGCAGGGGGACGTCCCGGTTGCCCGAGGGGTGCAGGAAGGCATCGGGGCCCTCCCGCACCACGGCCGCGGCGAAGGCCTGCGAGCGGTCCGCAGCGGTACGCGAGAGCGTCCACGCGTGGTCGAGGCGTACGCAGTCCACGTCGTTCATCCGTTCGGCACGCACCGCCGCGGTGAGGACGTCAGCCGCCTCCGTGAGTCCCGAGGCACGCAGCTCCGGCCACCTCGCGCGGCCGGTGCCGGCGTGGGCCGGCCGGGGAGGGGCGGTGCCGCCGGGCGGCCCCGCCGGCTCCCGCTCGCGGGCCTCGCGGACCTCGGCGCGCCAGCGGCCGGCCCGCGCGAACGGCCACACGGTCCCCGCCAAGATCACGGCGTAGGCACCGTAGGCGACCAGGGCCGCGAGGTACTTGTTGCCGCCACCCTGCAGCCAGTCGCTCACGAGGTACATCACGGCGTCCACGACCGGGACGTAGCCGCTCCAGACGGCCCAGAGCGCGAGGAGGGCTCCGGAGCCGGAGAGGGTCAGCCGCACCCGCCGCAGGTGCGGCCCGGCGTGGTGGCGGACGAGTCCGGCCCAGTTGCCCAGCCGGGCGGCCCACAGCCCCACCAGCAGGACGAGCGCCTGCAGGTAGAGGGTCTGCAGGGAGTTGGCGGCGGGCGGCACGTAGTCGGCGCGCAACCTGTCGAACGCCCACCAGTCCCCCGGGGTGAACACCATGAACGGCACGTTCACGTAGGGGACCCGGAAGTCCATGAGCAGGCCCCAGAAGATCAGCCAGAGCACCAGCGTGGCCAGGGGGGCCAGCAGCGAAGGGTTCGGAGGCTTCCGGGGCGGCCGCGGCACGTACGCGTACCGCCAGATGCCCGGGTCCGCGGCGGGACGGTCGGTGTCCAGCCACTCCTCGGTGGACGGTCCGCCCAGGGGCGAGCCGGCGGGCATCGGCGGGGCGGCGGGCATGGACGGTGCGGCGGGCATCGGCGGGGCGGCGGGCATGGACGGCGGGGCGGGCGGAGGCCCTGCCGGACGGGGCACCGGGTACCGGGGCGCTTCCGGGTGACCGCCCGGCCCCGGCGGGCCGCTCGCGCCCCTCGCGTCACGCATGTCGTCGCTCTTCATGAACCGCTGCCCCCTGACCAGCCGGGTCCCGCCCTCTGCACCGGTCAATCTAGTGCCAGGACACGGTGAGTTCAGCAAGGCGGCCGGATGGCGCGGCCCCGGCCTCCCGCCGCTTGTGGCGGGCCACCTGTCCGCGGCGGACAAGGAAACACGGCCACCACTCCCGATCGGAGCATGACCTCGGGCCGCACCCGCCCCTAGCCTGCACACGAGAGAAGCGTCCGGAACACCCCCAGGAGCCCCGCATGTCCCACATTCCGCAGGAGCGCCGCGTCGTCACTGCCATTCCCGGCCCGAAGTCGGTCGAGCTGCAGGCTCGCCGTGTCGCGGCGGTCGCCGCGGGCGTGGGGTCCACGCTGCCGGTGTTCACCGCCCGGGCGGGTGGCGGAATCATCGAGGACGTGGACGGCAACCGGCTGATCGACTTCGGTTCCGGCATCGCCGTGACCTCGGTGGGCGCCTCCGCCGAGGCCGTCGTCCGCCGGGCCTCGGCGCAGCTCGCCGACTTCACCCACACCTGTTTCATGGTCACGCCGTACGAGGGGTACGTCGAGGTCTGCGAGCAGCTCGCGGAGCTGACCCCGGGCGACCACGCCAAGAAGTCGGCGTTGTTCAACTCGGGCGCCGAGGCCGTCGAGAACGCCGTGAAGATCGCCCGGGCCTGGACCAAGCGCACCGCGGTCGTCGTCTTCGACCACGGCTACCACGGCCGGACCAACCTCACGATGGCTCTGACGGCGAAGAACATGCCGTACAAGCAGGGCTTCGGCCCGTTCGCGCCCGAGGTCTACCGCGTGCCGGTGGCGTACGGCTACCGCTGGCCGACCGGCGCCGAGAACGCCGGCGTCGAGGCGTCCGCGCAGGCCATCGACGAGATCACCAAGCAGATCGGCGCGGACAACGTCGCCGCGATCATCATCGAGCCGGTCCTCGGCGAGGGCGGTTTCATCGAGCCGGCCAAGGGCTTCCTCCCGGCGATCGCCCAGTTCGCGAAGGACAACGGCATCGTCTTCGTCGCGGACGAGATCCAGTCCGGCTTCTGCCGCACCGGCCAGTGGTTCGCCTGCGAGGACGAGGGCATCGTCCCGGACCTGATCACCACGGCCAAGGGCATCGCGGGCGGCCTCCCGCTCTCCGCGGTGACCGGCCGCGCCGAGATCATGGACGCCGCCCACGCCGGCGGCCTCGGCGGCACGTACGGCGGCAACCCGGTGGCCTGCGCGGGCGCGCTCGGTGCCATCGAGACGATGCGCGAGCTGGACCTGAACGGGAAGGCCAGGCGCATCGAGGAGGTCATGAAGGGCCGCCTCGCCGAGATGCGGTCGAAGCTCCCGAACGGTGACATCATCGGCGACATCCGCGGCCGCGGCGCCATGATCGCGATCGAGCTCGTGAAGTCCGGCACGAAGGAGCCCGACGCGGCCGCCGCGGGTGCGCTGGCCAAGGCCTGCCACGCCGAGGGCCTGCTGGTGCTGACCTGCGGCACGTACGGCAACGTCCTGCGCTTCCTGCCGCCGCTGGTCATCGGCGAGGACCTGCTCGGCGAGGGCCTCGACATCCTCGAGCAGGCATTCGCCCAGCTCTGATCCGTGCGAAACCGCCCGGGCGCCATGAGGCGATTTGGGCGGCGATGACCGGTGCCCGGGTGAGGGCCTGTGAAGAAGGTGTGGGGGGCCGATGGCGGGTTACCTTTGCCGCTGTCGGTCCACCTCCCTCTGACGTACGGTCTTCCCAGATGAGAGAAACACCGCGCCCGCAGGGAACTGCGGGCGATGCCGGGCCGGATCTCCCCCAGCGCCGTCCCGGTCGTGCCCTGGCGCACACCACTGGAGCTTCGGGCTCCGGAACTCCTCACCGATCGGATGGCCGCTCGCCCCACACCCCCCGGGGCGCGCGGCACACCGATCCGACCGGCCACCCCGGAACAATCCCCCCTGTTCCCCGGTGGCCGGTCCCTCTCGTTTCCGCGGTGTCCGCACTGCTGGCGGTCTTCGCCCTGGTGACCTGGCAGGTGCTGGCCGACGGCCCCCTGCTCGGGCCCGACGAGCGGCTGGGCCTGGCTCTCGCCGGGCGCGGTCCCGCCCGGCTCGCCGACCTCTTCGCCGACCTCGGCAATCCGCAGGTCGCCGGTTCCGCACTGGTGTGCGCGGCCGTCCTGGCCTGGTTCCGGGGCGCCCGGCGTCCGGCGGTGTACGCCCTCCTCGCCCTGGCGGCCGTACCCGCGCTGGTCGTGCCCCTCAAGCTGTGGACCGACCGCCAGGGGCCCTTGACGGAGGCGACCGGCTACTACCCGTCGGGTCACACGACCACGGCGGCGGTGGCTTACGGGGCCGCGGCACTGCTGCTGTCGCCGTACCTGGCACGGTCGTGGATGACGCTCGCCGCCGCCGCCTCACTGACGGCGGCGACGAGCGCCGGTCTGGTGCTGCGCGGCTACCACTGGCCGCTGGACGTGGTGGCCGGCTGGTGCCTGAGCGCGGTGGTGCTGCTCGTGCTCCGGGCCTGTACGGGGACCGGTCGCGGGAATGCTCAGCCGCCGAAGTAGGCGTCGAAGTTCTTCGAGAACTCCCAGTTGCTGAAGCGGTCCCAGTTGATGGACCAGGTCATCAGCCCGCGCAGCCCGGACCAGGTGCCGTGCGTCTGGTAGGAACCGCAGTCCGTCTTCTTCGTCAGGCAGTTGAGCGCCTTGGTCACCTCGGCGGGTGAGGTGTGGCCGTTGCCCGCCTGGGTGGACGCCGGGAGGCCGAAGGCGACCTGCTCGGGGCGCAGCGCGGGGAAGACCCTGTTCCGGTCGCCCGCGACGGGGAAGCCGGTGAGCAGCATGTCCGTCATGGCGATGTGGAAGTCGGCGCCGCCCATGGAGTGGTACTGGTTGTCGAGGCCCATGATGGAGCCGGAGTTGTAGTCCTGGACGTGCAGCAGGGTGAGGTCGTCACGCAGGGCGTGGATGACGGGCAGGTAGGCGCCGGCGCGCGGGTCCTGGCCGCCCCAGGGACCTGAGCCGTAGTACTGGTAACCGAGCTGCACGAAGAAGGTCTCGGGGGCCATGGTGAGGACGAAGTCGTCGCCGTACTTGGCCTTGAGCGTCTTCACCGCGGAGATCAGGTTGACGATCACGGGGGTAGTGTGTAAACCCTGACAACTCAAGGGGAGGGACACACACCATGGCGAAACCGCAGGTAGACCTACTCGTCCGCAAGTCCAAGGTCGTACGCGAGGGAGAGCGCGCACTGTCGCTGCGTGCGCAGGAGGACCGGGGCCGACGTTGGGCCGACGACCACGGCTACGACGTCCGGGAGGTATGGAAAGAGAACCTTTCCGCATGGTCCGACATCGAGCGACCTAAGCAAGACGCCGCCATGGCTGCTGTTCTTGCTGGGGAAGTCTCCGCGCTCTGGTGCTTCGCACTCGACCGATTCAGCCGCAAGGGTGCCGAGTCCGTAATCCCCCTACTGGGCAAAGCCCGAGTGATTTTTGACTATGAACAACTGGACTCATCCAACGAGCGGGACCGCCAATGGATTCTCCAGCGCAGCGAGGATGCCCGCGCCTACTCGCAACGCCTCTCCCACAATGTCCGAACCACGAAAACACGGCAGCGCAGCGAGGGACGATGGCTTTCGCAAGCCCCGTTCGGCCTCAAGGTCGATAAGGCGCGCAAGCTAGCGCCGGACACCGACGAGTACGCCGGGGCTGACTACTCCCCGTGGGAAGTGGTCGTACGGATCTTCACTGATATTGCGAACGGGACTTCCTGCCGCGCGTTGGCTCGTGCATTCAATGTCGAGGGAGTCGCGGATATCACGGGCCGCAAGTGGCACGCCGGGGCAATTCGAAAGATCGTCATTCACCCAGTCTATGAAGGGTGGCAGGCCATTAATCCCAAGAGGATTGACCCTGTCGCCTACTTGGACGAGACAGGCGCACGCGTCCGCTGCGTTCCTGACGACGTCGTCCCTCACATGATCAGCGAAGAATTGGCAGCACGCGCACGGCAGGTTCTTTCCGGTCACTTGCTTATGGACCGAACACCGGTGCCGGGAAGAGCTAGCGCACTGCTGGCCGGGCGGCTTACCTGCGCAGGATGCGGCCGGTCAATGCTCGCAAGCGGAAACTCATACGTATGTCAGACCAACCAATCCGGTGGCGACTGTGCGGCCCGCGCTTCCGTATCCCGCGTAACGATCGAAAAGCGCGTAGCCGAACGATGGCTAGCCCGAGTGTCGGCATCCGATCCAGAGGACCCGCTTATGGCTACGGTCGCGGGGCGCTGGACGGCCCTACAGAAGCCCACGGAAACCCAAGAGCTACGGGAGGCGCGCGCGGCTGTCAGTGAGGCAGAGGCAACCCTAGGGCGGTTCCATGCGGACGACCGGGCGGGGTTCTATGAGGGCCGTTCCGCCCGGTACCGAATGCCCGCAAAGACCGACGCGGAGAACCGACTCACGGCAGCGGAGGAGAGACTAGCCAAGCTGGACACAAAGAGCGTGGATATCACGTTCCTGACAGAAGGCTATGCGGCCCAATACTGGGAAACGGCAGGGCCAGCACTGAGACGAGAACTCATTGCGACGGCGATTGACCGGGTCCGCGTGAGCAAGGCACCGGGCCGGGGCGTGCGCCTCACGGACGACCGGGTCCAGATCGAATGGGCCATTACCGAAGACGCGTAGCACACAGCAAGACAGGGGCCCCGTTCGGAGCAATCCGGGCGGGGCCCTTCGCTATGCCCTAGGAAGCCGCAGGCGGCCGTGTGAGCGCCTTACGGCCCACAGGTGGCACCGAGTACCGGCGAGCGGGCGCTAGGTCCTTAGACGGGCACGCAGAGCCTTTGGGTGCGCCGGGAACAGAAAAGGCCGGTTACACAGCGGGCAGGGGGTGAGTGTGTCGAGTGCTGGTTTCGAGAACGGTTTTGGGTCAGGGCCTATGTATGTGAGGTGTAACCAACTTTTGTATTCAGAATCAACACTCAACACACTCTAGAAACAGTAACCCCAGGTCAGAAGGGGTTTAGGGGTGTGTCGTTTTCTCTCGGGCGGTGCCGAACCCCTCCCGCTGAGTGCGGATTTCGATCCGATGGAATTGCCACCCTTTCGGTCCTATATAACGGTACGGTAACAGTCCCCAGCCAGCCTCGATATTGCGGCGAAATCCATGCGGCGCACTTAACAGAAACGCTCTCTATAGGTGTGGGCATACGAGCGCGTGTCTCGCTCAATCACCTAGGAACGTTCCCAGGTGCCCCACATTCTCGCCCGTGCGTTACCGGCTCCCGTCCCCTCTCTTGGCGGTTGAGCTTGCGCATGTGCGGTGTGTCCCTCACGGGTGTGGTCCGTTCGCCCGGCACCCGTGAGGGCCCTTTCTTTTCCCCTTTTGTCACAGACCAGAAAGGGGGTTGCTGCGTGACTGCCATCTCTCTCTCCCGCTCCCGCTGTCGCATCTGTGGCTCACGGTTCCTGGACATCCGCCACGGCGGCATCCCGTCCGAGCACTGTTCGCAGGATTGCAAGCGCGCTGCCGCCCGCATTAGGCAGCGTCGGCACCGTTCCGGGGGTGTGTCTCAGTGCACGTAATCACCCTTCGCATTGACCGCGAGGTAGCCGCATCGCTACTCGCTGATGATCCGGCCGCATGGGCAATCGCCACGGCCTTTATTCGCGGGCAGGCAGCGGACGTAATGGCCGGTCGCCCGACCCCCCTAACTGAACTGCTCGCTGATCTCCGGAGGCTCACGCGTGACAACACCAATTGAGCCTGTGCCCATGTGCACCGTGGACGACGTAGAGGCCCGAATGGGAACCACGTTTAACGACACCGACCGGCAGATGATTAGTACGGGCGTTCTCGATATTTCGGCGCTCATCGACCTAGAGGCAGCGTGGACCGACGGTATCCGTCCCGATCCCCTGCCCTATCTGTTCCGCATGATCTCCGCGCAGGCAGTCATTCGCTGGTTCCGCAACCCCGAGGGATTCCGCTCAGAAATGGCCGGTGAATACCAGTATCAGTACGGCGGCGCGGGTGCCACGTTGGGAAAGCCGACGCTCACCCCCGAGGAAAAGCAGCAGATCGCGCGCTACCTCGGTCGGGATGGCATTACGTCCGTGTCCGCTGGCGCTGATTTCGACGCTTGCGAACGCGCGCAGATCGTTCCCGCATTCCGTTCCCGAACCTATTGGGGGTAATCCATGAGTTTCCTAGATCCGAACGCATCGACCGACGACATTCCGGACGTTGACCCGGCCACTTTCGACGCCGAGGACACCGAGCTAGTCAGCCTCGCGGAGCAGCTACGAACGCAGCTTGAAGAGATCGACGGTAAGCGCGCCGATATCTCAAAGCGTCGCGCCGAGGCAGGCCCGTCCCGCGCTCAGATTCGCGCCGACTTCATGGAAGAGATGAATCTCTTTGATGATGACGACGACCCGATGCCGACCGGAATTAAGCGCATTCTTGACGGACACGTTAAGGAATGGCAGCGGACTTACCGGGAGCGCGCCCGCGACGGAAAGCTTCCGGTAATTCGAAAGGATGGCGGCGGCGTTGCTGGTACCGGCGTTGACACTCGCGCGCTGATGGGCGACAAGTTCATGCCTACAGTCACCCGCGAGATTGACGACTGGTTCACCTCTCGGGCCAATTCGCGAAACCGCCGGGGTGCCGATGCGGTCAATTACGACTCGGCGCTAGTTGACCGGCTGTATGAGCAGACCCGTACGGGCCGTAACCCAATGACTTCCGGTGGTGAGTAATGGACGTTTGGCTATCCCCTGACGCCCGCCTCACTCGACCGGACGGCCCCGAGGGTACGGACTCGCCGACAATGGGCCCGGTCCTAGACACAATCCTCGGGAAGTACCGGGAGACGTACCCGCGCCTACAGCGGGTGGAGCAGTACCTACACGGCCACCACGCACCGGCGTACATGCCGGAATCTGCCGCTGACGAGTTCGGCGTATTCCGTGAGCGCAGCGTGAAGAACTTTCTTCCGTTGGTAGTCGATGCGGTCGCGTCGAACCTCTACGTTGACGGGCTCCGTGCGGCCGGTGGAGGCGACAATTTCCCTGTCTGGGAGTCCTGGGACCGGAACGGCATGGAAGAGGCTCAGACGGCCGTACACCGTGACGCGCTGGCCTATGGCGAAGCCTATGTGCGGGTCCTTCCTGGCAGCAACGGGCCGGAAATCGAACCGCTCTCCCCGCTGTCCGTCACGGCCCTATTCAAGCGACCAAATGACCCGTTCCCGATTGCCGCTGCCGTCCACGGAACAACGTTCATTAATGGTGAGCGTCGCGCGACCGTGGACCTGTACGACGACGAGTTTGTTTTCCGGCTTGTCAGCAAGGAAGAGGGCGACGACCCCGGCGCATCCGACTATGTGGTTGTCGAGCAGCTAGCGCACGGCCTTACGCACTGCCCGATTATCCGTTTCCGGAACATGGCGTCAACATCGCCTAACGTCCCCTCGCTCGGGGAGGTTGAGCCGCTGATTCCTATTCAGGATGAGCTAAACAACATCGCGCTTTCCACGAATATCGCGATTCAATACGGCGCGCATCGTCAGAAGTGGGTAGCGGGTGTCACTCCTCCTAAGGAGGATCAGCACGACGTAGACCTTTGGGGCCGCATCAAGAAGCGCGCTGTTATGTTCTCGGCGTCGCGGCTGCTGATCTTCCCTGATAAGGACACAAAGACCGGCCAGTTCGACGCCACGGACGTTAAGCCGTATCTCGACGCCTACAACAACACCGTTAAGCACCTTGCCTCTATCGGATCGCTTCCCCCGCACTTTATTACCGGGGACATGGTGAACCTTTCGGCCGAGGCTCTAGCGGCTGCGGAGGAATCGCTACGTAAGAAGGTTCTCGACCGGCAGCGGGCATTCGGTGGAGCGTGGCGGCGCGTGTTCCAGACGGCTGCTGAGCTAATGGGTGTCGTCCTTCCCGCTGATGCTCAGATCGTTTGGCGCGATTGCACCCCGCGTTCTTTCTCGGCCACTGTGGACGCTCTCGGGAAGATGGTTGCCACGATGGGTGTTCCGCCCGAGGCAGCGTGGCAGATGGTTCCCGGAATGACTCCGGCACAGCTTGCCGAATGGCGCATCCTCGCCGAGCAGGTGGACCCGGCAACCAAGATGGCTAACGCACTGGCAAAGTCCGTGATTCCGCCCGAGGTTGAGCCGGTGGCAGCATGACGCAAGCGGATATCGACCGTGAATCTCGGGCCTACTACAACGAACAGCTAGCCATTTCCGGGACGTTGGCACAGCGGGTAATGCAGTGGTGGGCAACGCTTAGTTGGCGCGCTGTGGATTCCGACTCTGACGCACTGTGGGAGACGTACCGCGAATTGGTGAGTGAGAGCCGGGACCAGTCTTATGAGGCTGGCACCCGGTATCACAACCAAGTTCGTGAGCTTGCTCTAGACCACACCCGAACGTTCAGGGGTGGTCAGCGAGATACGCACTCGGAATCTCGACAGGCTGCGGCATCATATTTCGTGCACGCTGCGCCGGTGGCTCGGGCAATTAGCCAGGGTCGAGGCCGACTGGATAATCCCGATTTTCTAGCTGAACTCGATTCGGTAATGAACAGCGCGGGTACGAACCTTGCGCGCGATGGTGGCCGACTGGCCGAGCAAGGCGGACGTGATGCGCTGGCCGAGGCACGCGAGAACGACCCCGAGGTAATCGGCTACTTCCGCAAGACGGACGCCGACCCTTGCGGTTTCTGCGCAATGCTCGCTAGCCGTGGCGCTGCCTACAGCGAAAGCCGGAATGCGTCCCGTTCCACTCGGTCATTCGTAGCCGAGGACAACCCGGATCAGTACCACCCGGATTGTCACTGCCAGGTTCTCCCGCTGTTTCGTGGCGTCTCGCTTCCTCCCGAGGATGAACGAAAGCGCACCGAATATGTGCGGCGCTGGAATGCAACCGAGGGATCGGGAGAGGCGCAGCGGCGCGCATTCATTCGCTCATTCAACGAACAGCGGGAGGCAAGCCGTGGCGTGGGACAGCAGTAACCGGCGCTCCCGCCTACCCGCGAACTGGGCACAGATTAGACGGCAGGTGATCCGGCGAGACGGTGGCATTTGCCAGGCCGTTCTAGAGGACACTGGCCAGCTCTGCGGGGCATATGGCAGCGACGTGGATCACATAGAGCGCGGTGATAACCATTCGCTGTCGAATTTGTGGCTACTTTGCCGCTGGCATCATGCGGCGAAAACTCAGGCTGAATCAGCAGCAGCGAGAGCCGCTAACCCACGGCCAATCACCCGCCTAGGTCGGGACAGAGAGTCGCCGCCATTCCCTTGGTAGTCGTCGGCATACAGCGATTGGCAGTCACTCGCATTCACGTTGGGTGACTGCGATTCGCGTCTCTCCCGTGCATTCGAAGGCGGACGGTGGGGCACCCCCCGTCTCCGCACCTCTCATTCATCGTTACCGTGTAGATCGTCGGGCTCTACGGGTCCAGACGTCGCCGAGGCTGACCACTCGCCTTGCATTCCACGGAATCCCTATCCGGGGCCGTCACGCGCTGTGCCCATCACCCCTAAACGTTCAGGGGTGCTCCATACCTATTTCCCTTTGGGGGTTCCTCATGGGCACTCACGGCCCTATTCCTAAGCGCTCCGATATGCGACGTCGGACCAACCAGCCGGACACGCCGATTACTCGCGCTCCCGCTGGTGAACGTCCCAACAATCCCCAGGCTGACCCGAATTGGGACCCGATCGCTATTGAGTGGTTCGAGTCGCTGTTTGAGTCTGGCCAATCGTTCTTTTACGAACGTTCCGATATCGCGCAGGCCCGATATGTGGCCGAGGTGATGAGCCGAAATCTCAGCCAGGGACAGCGCGTAAGCGGCCAGCTATTCGCGTCGGTCATCAGCGCTGCCAGTGAACTACTAACAACCGAGGGCGCGCGGCGTCGTCTCGGTGTGGAGCTGACTAAGTCGCCGTCCGCTGATATGGACGCGGGCCTAGATGAGCTACTTAATTCGTACCGGGACGAGTGATGGAACCAGTACGCACAATCCCGGATTCCGTCCCGCCCGCGAACCGCACGCTAGGTGATATCGCTATCCGCTGGTGCACTCGTTACCTCCGTCAGCCGGACGGCCCCGAGGCTGGCGACGCATGGAAGTTCACCCGTGAGCAAGCGCGTACGGTAATGCGCTTTTATGAGCTGGACGACAACGGCGCTTTCGTCTATCGACAGGGGACCGTGCGGAGAATCAAGGGTGCCGGTAAGGACCCGTTCGCTGCGGCGCTGTGTGCATTCGAGTTCGTCGGGCCCTGCCGTTTCTCCCATTGGGACGCCGACGGTATGCCGGTCAGCAAGGCTCACCCCGCCGCTTGGGTGCAGGTGGCTGCCACGTCCAAGGATCAGGCACAGAACACAATGGCCCTGTTTCCTGGGATGTTCTCGAATTCCGCCCTAGCCACGTATGGAATCGACCTCGGTAAGGAGATTATTTACAGCGGAACCGGTGGCCGGATTGAAGCTGTGACCGCTTCGGCCCGTGCGCTGGAAGGACGCCGAGCAACCTTTACGCTGATGAACGAAACTCAGCACTGGGTCAAGTCCAATGGCGGCCACGACATGGCAATGACCATTGCGGGAAATGTGGCCAAGTCTCGTGGTGGTGGTGCTCGAACTCTTGAGATTACGAATGCCCCGTTGCCCGGTGAGGACAGCGTGGCTGAGCGCACGTTTCACGCGTGGTCAAAGCTACACGATAAGGGCCCTGATGTTCCCCGCCTCGCTGGTATTTACTACGACAGCGTAGAGGCCCCGCCGTTCGATATCGGTAACCGCGATGAGCTAGAGGCCGCGATCATTTGCGCCCGAGGTGACGCCACGTGGCTTGATGTGGACTGGATCATTTCCACGATCTACAGCGGCACGTACCCCGTTTGGCAGTCGCGCCGCATGTTCGCCAATCAG from Streptomyces sp. B1I3 includes:
- a CDS encoding recombinase family protein, with amino-acid sequence MAKPQVDLLVRKSKVVREGERALSLRAQEDRGRRWADDHGYDVREVWKENLSAWSDIERPKQDAAMAAVLAGEVSALWCFALDRFSRKGAESVIPLLGKARVIFDYEQLDSSNERDRQWILQRSEDARAYSQRLSHNVRTTKTRQRSEGRWLSQAPFGLKVDKARKLAPDTDEYAGADYSPWEVVVRIFTDIANGTSCRALARAFNVEGVADITGRKWHAGAIRKIVIHPVYEGWQAINPKRIDPVAYLDETGARVRCVPDDVVPHMISEELAARARQVLSGHLLMDRTPVPGRASALLAGRLTCAGCGRSMLASGNSYVCQTNQSGGDCAARASVSRVTIEKRVAERWLARVSASDPEDPLMATVAGRWTALQKPTETQELREARAAVSEAEATLGRFHADDRAGFYEGRSARYRMPAKTDAENRLTAAEERLAKLDTKSVDITFLTEGYAAQYWETAGPALRRELIATAIDRVRVSKAPGRGVRLTDDRVQIEWAITEDA
- a CDS encoding phosphatase PAP2 family protein; this encodes MSALLAVFALVTWQVLADGPLLGPDERLGLALAGRGPARLADLFADLGNPQVAGSALVCAAVLAWFRGARRPAVYALLALAAVPALVVPLKLWTDRQGPLTEATGYYPSGHTTTAAVAYGAAALLLSPYLARSWMTLAAAASLTAATSAGLVLRGYHWPLDVVAGWCLSAVVLLVLRACTGTGRGNAQPPK
- the gabT gene encoding 4-aminobutyrate--2-oxoglutarate transaminase, whose product is MSHIPQERRVVTAIPGPKSVELQARRVAAVAAGVGSTLPVFTARAGGGIIEDVDGNRLIDFGSGIAVTSVGASAEAVVRRASAQLADFTHTCFMVTPYEGYVEVCEQLAELTPGDHAKKSALFNSGAEAVENAVKIARAWTKRTAVVVFDHGYHGRTNLTMALTAKNMPYKQGFGPFAPEVYRVPVAYGYRWPTGAENAGVEASAQAIDEITKQIGADNVAAIIIEPVLGEGGFIEPAKGFLPAIAQFAKDNGIVFVADEIQSGFCRTGQWFACEDEGIVPDLITTAKGIAGGLPLSAVTGRAEIMDAAHAGGLGGTYGGNPVACAGALGAIETMRELDLNGKARRIEEVMKGRLAEMRSKLPNGDIIGDIRGRGAMIAIELVKSGTKEPDAAAAGALAKACHAEGLLVLTCGTYGNVLRFLPPLVIGEDLLGEGLDILEQAFAQL
- a CDS encoding phage portal protein, coding for MGPVLDTILGKYRETYPRLQRVEQYLHGHHAPAYMPESAADEFGVFRERSVKNFLPLVVDAVASNLYVDGLRAAGGGDNFPVWESWDRNGMEEAQTAVHRDALAYGEAYVRVLPGSNGPEIEPLSPLSVTALFKRPNDPFPIAAAVHGTTFINGERRATVDLYDDEFVFRLVSKEEGDDPGASDYVVVEQLAHGLTHCPIIRFRNMASTSPNVPSLGEVEPLIPIQDELNNIALSTNIAIQYGAHRQKWVAGVTPPKEDQHDVDLWGRIKKRAVMFSASRLLIFPDKDTKTGQFDATDVKPYLDAYNNTVKHLASIGSLPPHFITGDMVNLSAEALAAAEESLRKKVLDRQRAFGGAWRRVFQTAAELMGVVLPADAQIVWRDCTPRSFSATVDALGKMVATMGVPPEAAWQMVPGMTPAQLAEWRILAEQVDPATKMANALAKSVIPPEVEPVAA
- a CDS encoding ATP/GTP-binding protein produces the protein MKSDDMRDARGASGPPGPGGHPEAPRYPVPRPAGPPPAPPSMPAAPPMPAAPSMPAAPPMPAGSPLGGPSTEEWLDTDRPAADPGIWRYAYVPRPPRKPPNPSLLAPLATLVLWLIFWGLLMDFRVPYVNVPFMVFTPGDWWAFDRLRADYVPPAANSLQTLYLQALVLLVGLWAARLGNWAGLVRHHAGPHLRRVRLTLSGSGALLALWAVWSGYVPVVDAVMYLVSDWLQGGGNKYLAALVAYGAYAVILAGTVWPFARAGRWRAEVREAREREPAGPPGGTAPPRPAHAGTGRARWPELRASGLTEAADVLTAAVRAERMNDVDCVRLDHAWTLSRTAADRSQAFAAAVVREGPDAFLHPSGNRDVPLRAARHDLLAGQVRVGRCVDDERNPYARRGSGAALDAAVLGTSLLAVGPSGAGKTTRLVRPVVETLALQALAGRSAVLAVCAAGTPLGPDDAYDVVVKLGDASSVYDFDLYGGTLDPDEAAATLAEGLAGDVPDLDSRRAALALGQLLGPYRAVHGHFPAVPELRELLAGGEQALAPLRQALRTGGHDSMLRELEARVRQAGTAGDVAAVLADRIALLDRPAFAGFFATGEQARPFSLRSLEQHPLRVRIDLPERAHAGASRVLARLVLAQFNAMAAARADRSLFTCLVLDDATNTLTTQTVRGLRHLRSVNAGAVLVLRTVDDVPEELHPALLGAVGCGMIFSGITTWDGRRFAEAWGKEWVDVREVAQHTVFADQPLTRALHALRRMATGKAVTTEAVTVRRVERERWSASALAYELPAGHAVLSLTTVKGEHAPPLLVDLGG